Part of the Bacillus sp. THAF10 genome is shown below.
CCACTGAGAACTGCTACAAATAATGCTGAAAGTGGACCAACTACTAATAAGTTCATGCCTCTCATCGTTAAAATAATTAATAATGCCAAACCACCGATCAGACCAATCATACTCCACATGTTTCTTTCCCCCTTTGTTTTTCGTCAGTAAACGCTTACAAATTTCCTCATGTAACGTACCGACTATTGTTGTCTTCCGAAATCATTAATGCAAGAAGCGTGCCAACTTGCAATTCTAATTGTTTCAATATTTCGAACAAAAAGTTATTCCAAGATTCTGGACAAAAAAGCAGACAGACCCTTGAATACAAAGGAGTCCAGAAATCTGGATTGATTTCCGAGATTCTGGACTAATTAGAGTTGATATTTTTTTATCTTTTCATAAAGACTTGATTTACTAATTCCGAGTTGTTTGGCCGTTTGATATTTGTCTTGCTGCATTTTTTCTAGTGTTTGGATGATTGCTTGTTTTTCTGCATCTTCCAATGTTTCTTTTAGCGTATTCGAGCCTAAAGGAAGAGCAAAGGCATTTGTTACATAGTCAGGAAGTGCCTCAAGAGAAAGCTTTGCACCTGTGGAAAGATGAACAGCAGCTTGTATGACATTTTCAAGCTCCCGTATATTTCCAGGCCATCGGTAACGTGATAATGATTGCAATGCATCTTCGGTTACTCCTGAGATCCTTCGACCTGTTCGCTTGCATATTTTTTCAATAAAATGCCCTACTAGCATAGGAATATCTTCGGTTCTTTCTCGCAATGAAGGAATTTCAAACGGGATAACATGAATTCGATAGTATAGATCTTCTCGGAAGCGTTTTTCCTCCATCATCTTTTCTAGTGGTCGATTTGTCGCTGCAATGACCCGTACGTTAACTTGGATTGGTTTGGTAGCTCCAATCGGTTCAACTTCTCCTTCTTGGAGTGCGCGCAATAGTTTTATTTGCATAGGCAGGGACATATCGCCAATCTCATCGAGAAATAGTGTGCCACCATCCGCTAACTGGAATTTCCCCTTTTTGCCACCTTTTTTCGCTCCCGTAAAGGCACCTTCTTCATAACCAAAAAGCTCGGACTCCAATAAATGTTCAGGAATGGCCGCACAGTTTAATTTGATAAATGGCATCTGGCTTCGGTTACTGAGCTGATGAATACTATGGGCAAAAAGCTCCTTTCCTGTCCCGCTTTCCCCACGTATTAAGACGGAAACATCGCTTGCTGCGATTTGTTTAACTTTGTCTTTTAATAGCTTAATAAGTTTGGAGTTTCCGATAATATCTTCTAGTGTATATTTGACACCCGTCTGCTGCTCATATTCCTGCAAGTAATTACGGATACGGCCGAGCATGCTTTTAACGTGGGTGTTCATCTTGTCCCATTCACTTGTGTCGCGGAAAATAACGGTTCCATAGGCACCAATGACGTTTCCTTCTTTATCAAAGATGGGAACGCGATTGGCAATCATATAGTTGCCCTTAATGTACTGAAGGTCCGCAAGCTCTTCCTTCCCATTCTTCACGACTTCATGCATTCTCGTGTTTTCAATCACTTCTGTCACATGCATACCAATCACTTTTTTATTATCCACACCAATAAATTTGCAGTAGCTATCGTTCATGTATATGATATGTCCCTCATGGTTCACAACGACAATCCACTCAAACGCATTAGCGATAATGGTGTCCATCATTTCTTCTGTTAATAAGCTTTCTTTGACTCCCATCTTTACCCCTCCTGCTTAACTAGCCTTAATATATCACAAAACTCTGACGATTGTGGGAGCGATTACATAAATACATTTTTTACAAGTCTGGTAGAATAGAAGTAACTATATTCTGATCGTGAGGAATGCACCATGCCTGATTGGTCCTACCATGGGATTTTTTCTCCCATTTTAAAAAAACTACCACCAAAAACATCAAGAGAGCTTATTCATAAAAGCATGAATTCCATTGCTTCATTGCCATTTGGGTTAGGTTACCTCATCATTAATTTCTTAGGAAGAGAGGAGAGTCATCCTTCTCTAAAAAGGACAACACTTGGAATGGAATTTGCTAATCCCATTGGTCTATCTGGAGAAATTGATCCTAATCTTTCTGGCTTAAGGGCCTTTACTCACTTAGGTTTTGGTTTTTTAGAAATTGGTCCGGTAAGAATGACGAAAAATGAAGAAGTTTGCTCTCCAAGTATTGATTATGAAAAGAAACGAATTCAATTTTCTGAAGAAACGGTAGACCTAGAAACCACTAAAAGAATGTTACAGCGCCTAACCAAGAAACAGCCTATTTTCGCTTGCTTAGAAGGAACAAAAAGTGAAGTTCAGATAATGGCGTTAGCCTTAGAGCCCTTTGTGAATGGGTTTATTGTCAAATCTCCAGAGATCTACTCACTCTCAGATAAACCGATCCTTCTTTCTACAAAATCTATCGCGGGGAGTGAACCTTCAAAGTTTGATGGTATCGTGTTAGAGGAATCTCTAGGGTTTGATCAGCTATGTCAAGATGTGAAAACTTTACGGGCAAAAGAATTCAAGGGAAGTATTCTTACTTCTGGTGGAATCATTGAGCCTTATCAAGCAATTCATTTAATAGAAGCTGGAGCAGATTTAATTCTGTTAAAAGAAGGCTACGTGTTTTCTGGACCTGGACTTCCAAAACGAATAAAAGAAGGACTTTTACAGAAAAACAATATGGAAATACAAGTTCAGCCAGGATGGTTCGCTTATTGGTTATTTGGGTTATTTATTATATTTGGAGGATTGTTAGCTTTGTTTTTTAGCTTAACCTCTATCATTCTTCCATATGATGAGTATTTTTTGGCTATGAAAAAAGAAGAGCTTTGGGCTTTTAACGAACGAATAATGAATTTTATGGCACATGACCGAATGACACTTGCAGGAACGATGATTTCAGGTGGAATCGTCTATATGCAGCTAGCAAAGCATGGGGTAAAAAAGAGATTAAAGTGGGCAAAACAAGCCATTGATATCGCTGCAATCTTAGGATTTCTTGGGATTTTTGCATTTATTGGGTATGGTTATTTTGACTGGTTACATCTACTATTTTGGCTAATATTACTACCTTTTTATCTCTATGGGTTTTGGAAGACTACAGGCATTAATGGCACTCCGACGTCATTTAACCTTCGGAATAATCGGATATGGCGTATTGGAATCTATGGTCAACTAGCATTTGTACTTTTAGGGTTTTCGTTTGTAGCAGGTGGAATCATTATTTCTTGGATTGGCGTTACTTCTGTGTTTGTTTCTACAGATATACAATTTATTTGCATGCCCCCAGAGATGTTAGAAAGCTTTAATCAACAATTAATTCCAGTAATTGCTCATGATCGGGCTGGATTTGGGAGCGCCTTACTCAGTGTAGGACTGCTAGTATTAATGCTTGGATTATGGGGATATCAACAAGGAAACAATTGGGTATGGTGGACATTTCTAATCGGAGGTATCCCTGCTTTTTTTGCAGGTATTTACATACATTTTTCAATTGGCTATACAACGTTTATCCATTTGGCTCCTGCATATTTTGCCCTATTCCTATATATTATCGGGTTATCTCTTTCTTATAAGTACCTTGTTCAGAGCAAGTAAATGTCTTCTTAACCGGGACTTAAGTTATATTGAAATAACACTTTTGCGTTGATATTATTAAACAGAATTTTTAAAAACTATAGATTAGAGGGAGATGAAACGTATGAAAAAATTAAGAAAAGTTGTCATTGCTGTTATGGCAGTATTTGCACTTACTTTTGGAAGTTTTGTTGCATCCGACTCTATTCATTCTGCAGAAGCTGCCAAAACCGCAAGCACCATCGGTTCCACTTCTACAGGTAGCGATTGGAAAAGCGGCAACACTGGCTTCACAGCAGGTTGTGCTGTTTCTGAATGGCTTGGAATTTTCAAATGTCACTCCTCTCAGGTGCCATGGTAAAAGTATTAATGCACAAAAAAATCCCCCACGCTCAAAAAATGAGTATGGGGGTTTCTTTTTAAACCATCACTTTACAAATATCATTCGTAAATTCAACTGGATCCTCAATTGGAAGACCTTCAATTAGCAAGGCCTGGCTGTAGAGTAGGTTTGTGTATAACGCAAGCTTCTCACGGTCAGCTTCATGCGCATTTTTCAGTGACGCGAACACTTCATGGTTCGTGTTAATTTCTAGCACTTTGTTTGCTTTTACGTTTTGGTTGTCCGGCATCTGGCTGAGGATTTTCTCCATCTCAATGGTGACTTCTCCTTCAGAGGATAAGCAGACTGGATGGGTTTTCAAGCGTTTAGACACCTTCACAGCCGAAACTTTGTCAGCTAGGATTTCCTTCATCGCTTCAAACAGATCTTTGTTTGCTTCCTGCTCGGATTCTGTTTGTTTATCATCCTCTTCTGAATCAATCCCTAAATCGCCACTGGAAACATTTTTGAACTCTTTTTCTTTATAGTTCATCAGCATTTTAATGGCAAACTCGTCAATGTCCTCTGTGAAGTACAGAATTTCATAGCCCTTGTCTGACACAAGCTCTGTTTGTGGAAGCTTTTCGATTCGTTCTTTAGACGCACCTGTTGCGTAGTAGATATACTTTTGGTCCTCTTTCATGCGAGAAACGTATTCGTCTAACGTTACTAGCTTCTTCTCAGTAGAAGAGTAGAACATAATTAAATCCTGTAGCTGTTCTTTATTCGCACCAAAATCAGCATAAACGCCATATTTCAACTGGCGACCGAAGCTTTCAAAGAATGTCACATACTTCTCACGCTCATCCTTTAGCATGCTAAGTAGGGCACTCTTGATTTTCTTGGCAAGGTTTTTGGCAATAAATTTCAATTGGCGATCCTGCTGTAGCATTTCACGTGAAATGTTTAAAGAAAGGTCCTCAGAATCTACCAACCCTTTTACAAAGCTGAAGTGGTCTGGTAATAGATCCGCACATTTATTCATAATCAGCACACCGCTTGAGTATAGCTCTAAGCCTTTTTCAAATTCCTTTGAGTAGTAGTCAAATGGAATACTCTCTGGAATGTACAGGATGGAGTTATAACGAATTGTCCCATCTACACTGATATGAAGATGCTTTAATGGCTTATCAAAACCATAGTGCTTTTCATTGTAAAATTTCTCGTAATCTTCGTCTGTAAGCTCCGATTTATTTTTACGCCAGATCGGCACCATGCTGTTGATCGTTTGTTCTTCTGTTACTTCCTCAAGCTCCTCTTCGTTATCCGCTTTTGGTTTTGAGGTTGTCACATCCATCTTGATTGGATAGCGGATAAAATCAGAATACTTTTTGATGATTGCTTTTAAGCGGTACTCTTCTAAGTACTCATCAAAGTTCTCATCCTCTGTATTTTCTTTTATTTTCAGTACAATTTCCGTTCCGACCGTATCTTTTTCAGCCGGTTCCAACGTATAGCCATCTGCACCTTCTGACTCCCATTTAAATGCTTCGTCATTACCGAGTGCTTTACTAGTGACGGTTACAACATCCGCCACCATGAATGCTGCATAAAAACCAACGCCGAATTGGCCGATGATGTCATGGCCATCTTTGATTTCGTTTTCCTTTTTGAAAGCAAGGGAGCCACTTTTTGCAATTACCCCAAGGTTTGCTTCTAGCTCTTCCTTCGTCATTCCGATACCAGTATCTGTAATCGTTAGTGTTCTCGCCTCTTTGTTTCGTGTTACTTTTACAAAGTAGTTGTCCTTATCAAATGTCAAAGAGTCGTCTGTAAGTGCACGGTAATAAATCTTATCCATTGCATCACTTGCATTGGAAATAAGCTCACGCAAAAATACTTCACGCTGAGAGTAGATGGAGTTGATCATCATTTCTAGGAGTCTCTTTGATTCTGCTTGGAATTCTTTCTTCATGCTCTGATTTCTCCTTCCAAATATGTATGCTATTATTTTAGCACTCTAAACATCAGAGTGCTAATGCTCTATAAAATAATTATCATATTTGGATAAAATATGTCAACATAAAAACAAAAAGCTGGTGCTCTTTTTTCATAGAGTACCAGCTCGTCTATTTATCGTTGTGGTTTTCGTCTCATCCATTGGGTCGCGGCCCATTTATCGCCTTTGGTTATTGGTGCGCCGCCATGGAGCGTTAACTCATTTAGGCGCTGTTCATCATAAAAATATTCGAAGTAAACAGCTGTTCCCTTTTTGGCAGCTACCGAGAAATTCAGCTTGGGAAAATAGGTTTCTCCACCTTCTTCTACATCATTTAAATACATCACAAGGGTGCTTATTCTAGGGTTTTTGACAGGGCGATGAATAGAGGTAAAATAGTCATAATGCGCCTTGTATTCCTGTCCTATTTGATAGTTTAGGATTTGCAAGCCGTCACCATGCTCCACTGGTACTCCCATAATTTGTGCCACTCTTTTTTCAATTCGCTCTATAAATTCGTTCTCTCCGTCTTCAAAAAACATACTGCTGCTTGTGCGGAGCTCATCTATTTCGCGAGAGTTGCCAATTTTTGAACGCTGTAGTCTGTCCTTTGATAGCTGTATTAGTTGATCACATTCAACGTCACTTAAAACATTTCCTAAAACGACGATGAGCGGCTCTTCTACCTTAGCAATCACTTGTATTTCCCTATCATCCGTAAAAATGGTTGTCCCTTCATGTGGAAAAATAGCTTGTTCTTTTAGCGCTGTATTTTTCGTATTCAATTTTTTCATCGACCTCTTTAATTTTATAATATTCGGAATGTTTTGGAGAAAAATATAAAACTATGAATCTAATTTATCTAATTTTACACTGCCGTCATGAAAAAAAGAAGTATCTTTCTGTTTCCAAAGAACAAAAGCGCAATGCGCCCGCTTTGCGACGTACAAACTTTGTCTAGTTGCAGCGGCTGAACGAGCCGCTTCACTTTTCGTGGCACTGAGCCGTATGAGATAAAGAAAACACGAAGAGCGGAAGCTTTTTCGTGTTGCCTTATCGTAAGGAGGCGAGGGAAGTTTGCTAGTCGCTGGCGCATGGAGCTGGACGCTGCTACTTTTGTTCCAAATATCCACAGACATTTTTTTATAATTTCCTAATCAACTAGAAAAACACAGTGCTACTTTTTAAGTAAACACTGTGTTTCATCTCAAGAGGCGCTTTTGGATAATGAGTGGACGGCCTCAGGTGTTTTCTTTAATTTTCGGTCGTATATCGATGTAGTGAAAATCGCCACTAGCACTAAGGCCATTAACACCCCAAACAGCATTTCCATGCCATAAAAATCTACAAGCAAACCACCCATTAACGGACCAAGCATCCGTCCGCCTGTAGCGGTGGAGTTAACAATTCCTTGATAAAACCCCTCCCGCCCTTTAGGTGCGAGCTCATTGGCAACGGTTGGGACAGCTGGCCAAACAAACATTTCCCCAATTGTCATGATAATCATTGCTACAACAAAGGCTGTGTATTGCTCTGCTATGCCAACTAAGGCAAAAGATAAAATAAAAATGACAAGTCCCACGATGATCTGGGTTTTTAAAGTTTTTGTATATTTTTTTACGATAAAAGAGATCAACGGTTGGGTCAAAACAATCAGCGCCCCGTTTATGGTCCAGAGAATACTGTATTGTGTAAGTGGTATTCCTAGTGCCTTCGTGTGAGTCGCAATTGTTGTCTGCCATTGAACGTAGCCCATCCAACAGAGCAGGTACCCAATGCAAATCGTTAAAAGTGCGTAAAGTTTTGTATGATCTTTTATTTTTTTCTGTTGATCGAGGACAGAAGTTTGAACAGCAGGATTTGCCTGTATGCTCTTATACCCAAACATGGCAATTAGGAAAAATATCGCATAAGTAACGGTGTTAGCGATAAATATGTAGTCAAAGCGAATATTTGCTACAAGTCCGCCAAGTGCCGCTCCAATTGCCACACCAAGATTTTGCGAAACGTACATTGAATTAAACGCTTTGCGGCCACCTTCCTTCCAAACAGAGCCTGCCATCGCGTACATAGAAGGAAAAACAATCCCTGACCCAAAACCGATGATAGCGAGAAAAACCACAAAGAACGGCCATGAGTGGTTGATGGTCATACCAATAAGCGCTGTGATGGTAATGGAGATTCCTATTAATATCGATTTGTAGCCTCCTATTTTGTCAAACAAGACACCACCAATTAGGTTTCCAATCACGCTTGCCCCCGCATTCAGCATAAGCACAAGCCCTGCTACAGAAAGGGATTTCCCGAGAATATTGTGTATATAAATGGTATTTAACGGCCATAAAAAAGAGGCCCCTGTAACGTTAATTGCCATGCCAATAACCAATAACCACAGAGACCGGGGCATTTTCAACATGAGGATGCCCTCCTTACTATTATTTCGAAACCCAAAGTAATTGTAAGGCCTTTTTATAGCTGTTTCAATAAAAATATTTCGGTGGAAGGAAATGTAATATTTCTGATTATTTTAGCAAATTTACCTTCAAAATAAAGAGCAGCTCAAATGGCTGCCTCCACTTTTGGCTATTCATTTTCACTGCGATTTTTTGAACGAACTGGTTGAGCTTTTTTTAAGTTTTTCTTTTTTACTTCCTGTACGGGATTATATTCTGCGCCCATCTCTACTGTATTTTCTGCATTTCTTGTTTTTTGCTCAGGATTGTTTTGTTTGGATCGCTTTTTCATGAAAATAAACTCCTTTTATTGTCGTAGTAGTGTCATGTCATTTTGAAGACTTTGCAGTTGCAAGCGCATGCGATTTAGCTGCTCACGCTGTTGAGCATTACAGCTTTGGGAAAGGTGCATTAAGTCATTATAAGTTGCTTCGATTTGTTCTTGAGCTTGTGTGAATTCTGTCCCATTGTAGTGTTCTAATTGCTGTGCCTCTCTGTATTGAGCATGTGCTGTTCTTAACGTATCCTCACACTGCTGGATAAATTGTTCGACTGAATCTCTTGTTGCCATAGTTTTCACCCCGCAAATTTTCTTGTATCGCTATTATTTTGTACAATTTTTTACGCTACATGCGAAAAATATAGATGCCATTGTAGTAGGTCAATCCATCATGATAAAATTATTTGTCAGTGCAAAAAGAGGAGGAACAAGGATGACGCATCCAACCAAACACAATCCGTTCCCATATTCCGTTGAGGATAAACGATATCATACATGGAACTATCATTTACGAAACCATTTTGGACATAAAGTATTTAAAGTAGCCCTTGATGGGGGCTTTGACTGCCCGAATCGTGACGGCACCGTTGCCCATGGTGGCTGTACGTTTTGCAGTGCAGCAGGATCTGGTGATTTTGCTGGGAACAGAGCAGACGATCTTCTAACCCAATTCCATGAAATAAAAACAAAGATGCATCATAAGTGGAAAGATGGCAAATACATGGCTTATTTCCAAGCCTTTACGAATACACATGCGCCTGTTAGTGAGCTGCGGGAAAAGTATGAAACCGTGCTGAACCAAGAAGGAGTGGTAGGACTCTCCATTGGAACACGCCCTGATTGCCTGCCGGATGATGTGGTGCAGTACTTGGCAGAACTAAATGAACGCACCTATTTATGGGTGGAGCTTGGTTTACAAACGGTGCACGAACGTACCGCTCTTCTCATTAATCGTGCCCATGATTTTGATACTTATGTGGAGGGCGTGAACAAGCTGCGCAAGCATGGAATTCGGGTGTGTTCCCATATTATTGATGGGCTTCCTTTGGAGAATTACGATATGATGATGGATACTGCCAAAGCGGTTGCCAAGCTTGATGTACAGGGAATAAAAATTCATCTGTTGCATCTATTGAAAGGAACACCAATGGTAAAGCAATATGAAAAAGGGATGCTCGAGTTTTTAGGGTTTGAAGAATACGTAAACCTTGTTTGTGACCAATTAGAAATCTTACCACCTGAAATGATAGTCCATCGCATAACCGGCGATGGTCCAATCGATATTATGATCGGCCCGATGTGGAGTGTGGATAAATGGTCGGTGCTAAACGCGATTGATGCGGAGCTGAAAAGGCGTGATAGCTGGCAGGGGAAATTTTACAGTGCTACTGGTGGTGTCTTAAAGTGAAATTAGAGCGAGTACTTCCTTATAGTAAAAAGATTTTGGGTTTAGCTGTTTCAGAAGGAGATATTGCTGTCGACTGTACAGCTGGTAATGGACATGACACGCTTTATCTTGCTGAGCTTGTTGGTTCTAGCGGTCAAGTGTATGCGTTTGATATCCAGGAGGAGGCCATTTCTAGCACCGCTTCCCTTTTGGACGAGCACCACCTCTTAGAGCGTGCCAGCTTACACCACACTGGTCATCAGCATGTATTAGATATCATACCTGCTGAAAAGCATGCGCTCATTCGAGGTGCCGTGTTTAATCTTGGGTATCTTCCTGGTGGAGATAAGGAAATTGTAACAGTCCCATCAAGCACTATTGAGGCAATCGACAAGCTTTTATCTGTGATGAAAAAAGAAGGTGTGATTGTGATTGTGGTGTATCATGGTCATCCTGAAGGTGCAATAGAGCGAGATGCGCTGCTTGAGTATGTTTGTGGTTTGGACCAAAAGCGGGCCCACGTTCTTCAGTACCGTTTTATGAATCAGGTCAACAATCCGCCGTTTATTATTGCGATTGAGAAGAAGTAAGGTGGTGTTGATCCCCTGTGAGTCACGCTGATGCTTGGTTGGCGGGGGATTTTTATTGTGGTGGATACTTGGGAACGCGTTCTTGCGAAATTTGCTGAAAATTGTCGAATGGCCTTTATCTTGCCTCAAATGGACAAATAAATTAAAAAGTGGATTAATTAATTCTAAAGTCGCTTAATTATCGAAAAGTTGGATTAATTATTCAAAAAGTGGATTAATTATTCAAAAAGTGGATTAATTATCCTCCCACGCCTTCCCCATTCACCTAAATTACCTCCTCCCATAAAAAAAGAGAGCCAAAAATCGGCTCTCCCCCACTAAAATTGACTTCTAGAATTCATAATATCTCTTCCACCCCAAAACCTAGCGTGTAATTTTCAGCCAAACCCACAAAACACACAGTCGGCCACCATCATTCTCCTTACATTACACCCCGCCAGTCCTGAAACCGTCGATATGCCTTTCCGTTCACATAAAAGAAATATGCCGTTCCACCACTAGCCTTAATGATGCTCTTTGCCATAGACGAAGTATCCTTACAATCACTCACTTTTCGATCTGAGAGATACACGCCGAGTAAGCCTCTGTTAATCAGGCGGTGAAACTTTTCAAAAGGCAACCCTGCTGTATGAACATCTGCCTGTTCCATAAAGTGCTTTAAGCGATCCAGTAACTCCTGTTCATTTTCATAATAGGTACAAAAATTTAGGTCCCCACCCTCAAGATCCTCTTCCTGGTCAATAAAATAATCCAGCAGAATATGAAGGCCTTGGATATAGGGAAAATACCCACTCACAATTTTTTCCGCGTGCTCTGCTGAAAATGTTTCCCTGTACCCTTGTGACACCAAACAGAAAATTCCGAGCGTGGACCCTGAGCAGGCCGAAAACTCATGCCACTTCATTGGTGGAAGGTCTGCTTGATAATCCGAAAACCATTTCTCAAGGCGCGGCACCCGCTCCTCAACGGCCACATGCTTATGTACTTGTAGATCACAATAGTACCTTGCCAGCTTTAACAGATGTGGAGCAATTATTGAATAGCTCCCCAGTTCCCCCAACACACGCTGACACGTAGACACCAAATCAGAAAGATATCCAGCGTCCTCCTGCTCCTCCCGATAACGATAATAATCACGTAAAGGGTTTCCGACAGTTAACGCATCTAGCATTGATTCATGTAAGGCCGTAAAATCGTCTGGACAAAGGGACGTACTGCGATCGCACAAATTATCGAGATAATCACTGATGGTCTGATAGGTAACAATAAATTTCACGGCACTCTTGAAATCAGCTCCTGCCAATAACGAAAGAATTCCCCCACCTTCACAATGAAAGGCTTTACTTTCGATGCTAGCAAGCGCTTGGTTTCGAAGCTCCCTATCTGGAATTTCTTCTGCCCGCCTCTTCCAATAGTCCAACTCCTCATAAACAACAGGGAACACATCGCGGTACACCCTCTTCATTAACGAAAAAGGGTGAGTGGGTACTTTCACCATTAATCACTTCCTTCAATTTGTAGGTTCACAAACGCTTTGGCGTACCGGAAAACCCGGTCCCGCTCTGGTTCATTAAAGATTTCGTGATAAAGTCCTTCCCATTCTTTATAGTTTTTTTCTTTTACTCCGAGGGAATTAAACCATGTCTCAGAAGCAAATTTATCTACAATCAAATCGTCCCCTGCCTGCATCATTAGAACTGGTATATCTGGAAATTTGTCAATTCCGGTAAAAGCCAGGTTCATGGATTGGACAAGCTCTCGGTACCAACGAACAGAAACTTTAGTTATATATAAAGCATCTCCAGAAGCAACCTTTCTTACTTCTTCATTTCTTGTTGCTTTATCAATTGTCAGACCTGTTTCAAATTTTATTTTCGGCAAAATAAAATTCAGCCCTTTTGAGAGAACATCCAATCCTTTTGTAGGATGGTGAAGCAGCTTCAAGCATGGAGAAGACAAAATAACTCCCTCTACCAACAATGGACTTTTTTCCTGAAGGGTTCTAATTACGGCAAGTCCACCCATACTATGTCCAAAAATAAAGACAGGCGGCTTTAGAAGATAGGCCTCTTTGATCCATTTTTCCACTTCTTCTATATATTCATCAAAGTTATCAATATGTCCTCTTCTACGAGTGGAAAGTCCTTGCCCTGGCAAATCCCCCATGATGACACTAAATCCATTTTTCTTCCACTGATCCATCAACCACGTATACCTGCCATGATGCTCTTGTGCGCCATGGACAATCACAATGGTACCTTTTGGATTTTCCGCCTCCCATTTCCACATTTCCTAACACTCCCTTAAAAATATATTGCTTTCTGATATAATAAAATATATCCATTATCTCTTACAAGCTGGAGGAACTCAATGTATAAAATATACCCATATCTTGAAAAAACACCACAAATTGATGAAACTGTTTATCTAGCAGACTTCTCCGTAGTCACCGGTGATGTAACGATAGGTAAAGAGAGCAGCATCTGGTTTCATACTGTCATTCGCGGGGATGTTGCACCAACCATCATTGGTGACCGAGTGAATATCCAAGATCAATCTCTGCTTCACCAAAGTCCTAACAACCCCATGATTATTGAAGATGATGTCACAGTTGGACATCAATGTACCTTACATAGTGCGATTGTTCGAAAAAACGCCTTGATTGGCATGGGATCGATCATTTTAGATGGTGCCGAAATCGGAGAAGGAGCGTTTATTGGAGCGGGAAGCCTCGTTCCTCCCGGGAAAAAAATCCCTGCTAACTCTCTAGCCTTTGGCCGCCCTGCTAAAGTGGTAAGGGAACTAACAGAGGAAGATAAGTTAGATATGGCCAGAATAAGAAGAGAGTACGTCGAAAAAGGGCAATTTTATAAATCAGTCCAAAAATAAAATTCCACCACACACCACCTTATTCACAGGTGGTGTGTTTTATTTTTAATAGTTTGTAAATTTTTACTGATA
Proteins encoded:
- a CDS encoding sigma-54-dependent Fis family transcriptional regulator, which translates into the protein MGVKESLLTEEMMDTIIANAFEWIVVVNHEGHIIYMNDSYCKFIGVDNKKVIGMHVTEVIENTRMHEVVKNGKEELADLQYIKGNYMIANRVPIFDKEGNVIGAYGTVIFRDTSEWDKMNTHVKSMLGRIRNYLQEYEQQTGVKYTLEDIIGNSKLIKLLKDKVKQIAASDVSVLIRGESGTGKELFAHSIHQLSNRSQMPFIKLNCAAIPEHLLESELFGYEEGAFTGAKKGGKKGKFQLADGGTLFLDEIGDMSLPMQIKLLRALQEGEVEPIGATKPIQVNVRVIAATNRPLEKMMEEKRFREDLYYRIHVIPFEIPSLRERTEDIPMLVGHFIEKICKRTGRRISGVTEDALQSLSRYRWPGNIRELENVIQAAVHLSTGAKLSLEALPDYVTNAFALPLGSNTLKETLEDAEKQAIIQTLEKMQQDKYQTAKQLGISKSSLYEKIKKYQL
- a CDS encoding dihydroorotate dehydrogenase, whose protein sequence is MPDWSYHGIFSPILKKLPPKTSRELIHKSMNSIASLPFGLGYLIINFLGREESHPSLKRTTLGMEFANPIGLSGEIDPNLSGLRAFTHLGFGFLEIGPVRMTKNEEVCSPSIDYEKKRIQFSEETVDLETTKRMLQRLTKKQPIFACLEGTKSEVQIMALALEPFVNGFIVKSPEIYSLSDKPILLSTKSIAGSEPSKFDGIVLEESLGFDQLCQDVKTLRAKEFKGSILTSGGIIEPYQAIHLIEAGADLILLKEGYVFSGPGLPKRIKEGLLQKNNMEIQVQPGWFAYWLFGLFIIFGGLLALFFSLTSIILPYDEYFLAMKKEELWAFNERIMNFMAHDRMTLAGTMISGGIVYMQLAKHGVKKRLKWAKQAIDIAAILGFLGIFAFIGYGYFDWLHLLFWLILLPFYLYGFWKTTGINGTPTSFNLRNNRIWRIGIYGQLAFVLLGFSFVAGGIIISWIGVTSVFVSTDIQFICMPPEMLESFNQQLIPVIAHDRAGFGSALLSVGLLVLMLGLWGYQQGNNWVWWTFLIGGIPAFFAGIYIHFSIGYTTFIHLAPAYFALFLYIIGLSLSYKYLVQSK
- the htpG gene encoding molecular chaperone HtpG — its product is MKKEFQAESKRLLEMMINSIYSQREVFLRELISNASDAMDKIYYRALTDDSLTFDKDNYFVKVTRNKEARTLTITDTGIGMTKEELEANLGVIAKSGSLAFKKENEIKDGHDIIGQFGVGFYAAFMVADVVTVTSKALGNDEAFKWESEGADGYTLEPAEKDTVGTEIVLKIKENTEDENFDEYLEEYRLKAIIKKYSDFIRYPIKMDVTTSKPKADNEEELEEVTEEQTINSMVPIWRKNKSELTDEDYEKFYNEKHYGFDKPLKHLHISVDGTIRYNSILYIPESIPFDYYSKEFEKGLELYSSGVLIMNKCADLLPDHFSFVKGLVDSEDLSLNISREMLQQDRQLKFIAKNLAKKIKSALLSMLKDEREKYVTFFESFGRQLKYGVYADFGANKEQLQDLIMFYSSTEKKLVTLDEYVSRMKEDQKYIYYATGASKERIEKLPQTELVSDKGYEILYFTEDIDEFAIKMLMNYKEKEFKNVSSGDLGIDSEEDDKQTESEQEANKDLFEAMKEILADKVSAVKVSKRLKTHPVCLSSEGEVTIEMEKILSQMPDNQNVKANKVLEINTNHEVFASLKNAHEADREKLALYTNLLYSQALLIEGLPIEDPVEFTNDICKVMV
- a CDS encoding 2OG-Fe(II) oxygenase, which gives rise to MKKLNTKNTALKEQAIFPHEGTTIFTDDREIQVIAKVEEPLIVVLGNVLSDVECDQLIQLSKDRLQRSKIGNSREIDELRTSSSMFFEDGENEFIERIEKRVAQIMGVPVEHGDGLQILNYQIGQEYKAHYDYFTSIHRPVKNPRISTLVMYLNDVEEGGETYFPKLNFSVAAKKGTAVYFEYFYDEQRLNELTLHGGAPITKGDKWAATQWMRRKPQR
- a CDS encoding MFS transporter, which gives rise to MPRSLWLLVIGMAINVTGASFLWPLNTIYIHNILGKSLSVAGLVLMLNAGASVIGNLIGGVLFDKIGGYKSILIGISITITALIGMTINHSWPFFVVFLAIIGFGSGIVFPSMYAMAGSVWKEGGRKAFNSMYVSQNLGVAIGAALGGLVANIRFDYIFIANTVTYAIFFLIAMFGYKSIQANPAVQTSVLDQQKKIKDHTKLYALLTICIGYLLCWMGYVQWQTTIATHTKALGIPLTQYSILWTINGALIVLTQPLISFIVKKYTKTLKTQIIVGLVIFILSFALVGIAEQYTAFVVAMIIMTIGEMFVWPAVPTVANELAPKGREGFYQGIVNSTATGGRMLGPLMGGLLVDFYGMEMLFGVLMALVLVAIFTTSIYDRKLKKTPEAVHSLSKSAS